A single window of Bacillus spongiae DNA harbors:
- the cls gene encoding cardiolipin synthase codes for MWWVLILFILLILGIWIIVDFSLGKYFYEKNKKKRTYSKRKSNIQFFASGPELFKQMLADFEQANKSIHTLFFIVENDSFSQEFFNLLEKKASEGVTVRLMMDRLGSYKIKRNIIDRLKSKGVQVQFSLTPKLPFLLFSIQKRNHRKITVIDGEISYIGGFNVGKEYIDEGKEKLCPWRDYHLRITGEGTKDLQTEFLIDWGNTALFQDSSLFPPLNKGASTHQLFPSEGVNIEIFYKNLIENAQHTLIIGSPYFIPSKVLEEALYSALNRGVKLSILVPYEPDHPLVKEASFRFFRKLLPLGAQVHQYKNGFFHGKVIIVDHIIADLGTVNFDKRSFFINLEMMNLVFDPTVISTVMKTVEIDMKKSHLLTLDELKHVGLWIRFKEQIAHIMSDLL; via the coding sequence ATGTGGTGGGTACTGATACTTTTCATCCTATTAATACTTGGAATATGGATCATCGTTGATTTTTCATTAGGTAAGTACTTTTATGAAAAGAACAAAAAAAAGCGCACTTACTCAAAACGAAAGAGTAATATTCAATTTTTCGCGAGTGGCCCTGAGCTCTTCAAGCAAATGTTGGCTGATTTCGAACAGGCAAACAAAAGTATCCATACATTGTTTTTCATTGTAGAAAATGATTCCTTTAGCCAGGAATTTTTTAACTTATTAGAAAAGAAAGCTTCTGAAGGGGTAACTGTACGCTTAATGATGGACAGATTAGGGAGCTATAAAATAAAAAGAAACATCATAGATCGTCTCAAATCAAAAGGAGTGCAGGTTCAATTCTCTTTAACACCAAAGCTCCCCTTTCTACTTTTTTCTATTCAAAAGCGGAATCACCGAAAAATAACGGTAATTGATGGGGAAATCTCCTATATTGGCGGCTTTAATGTTGGAAAAGAGTATATTGATGAGGGAAAAGAAAAGCTTTGCCCTTGGCGAGATTATCACCTCCGTATAACAGGGGAAGGAACGAAAGACCTACAAACTGAATTTCTTATCGATTGGGGGAATACAGCTCTCTTTCAGGATTCCTCTCTATTCCCTCCTCTTAATAAAGGAGCAAGTACGCACCAACTTTTCCCAAGTGAAGGTGTCAATATAGAAATCTTTTATAAGAATCTTATTGAAAATGCACAACATACTTTAATCATCGGTTCCCCCTACTTTATCCCTTCTAAAGTATTAGAGGAGGCTTTATATTCAGCTTTAAACCGTGGCGTAAAACTATCTATTCTTGTTCCTTATGAACCTGATCATCCACTTGTTAAAGAGGCATCATTTAGGTTTTTCCGTAAGCTTCTCCCGCTCGGTGCGCAGGTTCATCAGTATAAAAATGGCTTTTTTCACGGAAAAGTAATCATTGTTGATCATATTATAGCTGATTTAGGAACAGTTAATTTTGATAAACGAAGTTTCTTTATAAACCTTGAAATGATGAATTTAGTGTTTGATCCTACTGTTATCTCTACCGTCATGAAAACAGTTGAAATTGATATGAAGAAGTCACATCTATTGACTTTGGATGAATTAAAGCACGTCGGACTGTGGATTCGTTTTAAAGAGCAGATAGCTCATATCATGTCTGATTTATTATAG
- a CDS encoding 4Fe-4S dicluster domain-containing protein, with protein MNILLIVNWLAFLFVTAYAVSLFVYVVKTRIAFIKLGKKVEFEQNIKERLNKIWVNVFGQKKLLKDKKSGIIHVMFFYGFILVQFGAIDFIWKGLAPGSHLPLGPLYPGFTFFQEIVTLTILIAVIWAFYRRYIEKLVRLKRGLKSGLVLIFIGGLMLSVLIGNGMGLIWHGEELTWSEPIASAIAAGTGWLGETGAIVIFYIAWWVHLLFLLAFLVYVPQSKHAHLIAGPANVYYNRLDNPGKLSKIDFEDETQETFGVGKIEEFTQHQMIDFYACVECGRCTNMCPATGTGKMLSPMDLIVKLRDHLTNHGAAVTSKQPWVPTFAFSNTKGNQIALASSSQGAEEAAAGLAYSPSLIGDVITEEEIWACTTCRNCEDQCPVMNEHVDKIIDLRRYLVLTEGKMDADAQRAMQNIERQGNPWGLNRKEKENWRDAREDVVIPTVKELKKQGESFEYLFWVGSMGAFDNRSQKIALSFAKLLNEAGIKFAILGNKEKNSGDTPRRLGNEFLFQELATANIKEFEKNEVNKIITIDPHAYNIFKNEYPDFGFEAEVYHHTELLAKLVKEGKLTPQYEVNEKITFHDSCYLGRYNEVYSPPREILQAIPGVELVEMERNREKGMCCGAGGGLMWMEEDTGHRVNVARTEQALEVEPSVISSGCPYCLTMLSDGTKAKEVEENISTYDVAELLEKAVYGSNEGALH; from the coding sequence ATGAATATATTACTCATTGTAAACTGGCTTGCGTTTTTATTTGTAACCGCTTACGCCGTTAGTTTATTTGTATATGTTGTGAAAACGAGAATAGCGTTCATTAAGCTAGGTAAGAAAGTAGAATTCGAACAGAATATTAAAGAGCGCTTAAATAAAATTTGGGTAAATGTATTTGGACAGAAAAAACTATTGAAGGATAAGAAAAGTGGCATTATTCATGTCATGTTCTTTTATGGTTTTATATTAGTACAATTCGGTGCGATCGATTTCATTTGGAAAGGGTTAGCTCCTGGGTCTCACCTTCCGCTAGGTCCTTTATACCCAGGCTTCACTTTCTTTCAAGAAATTGTAACACTTACGATCTTAATTGCTGTAATTTGGGCGTTTTATCGTCGTTATATTGAAAAGCTAGTACGTTTAAAGCGTGGATTAAAAAGTGGACTTGTCCTCATTTTTATCGGAGGGTTAATGTTATCTGTTCTAATTGGAAATGGAATGGGGTTAATCTGGCATGGGGAAGAACTAACTTGGTCTGAGCCAATTGCTTCAGCTATTGCTGCTGGAACAGGATGGTTAGGGGAAACAGGAGCAATCGTTATCTTTTACATTGCCTGGTGGGTTCACTTACTGTTCTTATTAGCCTTCTTAGTTTATGTTCCACAATCCAAGCATGCTCATTTAATTGCTGGGCCTGCAAACGTGTATTATAACCGCTTAGATAACCCTGGTAAACTAAGTAAAATTGATTTTGAAGATGAGACACAAGAAACATTTGGAGTAGGAAAAATAGAAGAATTTACACAGCATCAAATGATTGATTTTTATGCATGTGTTGAATGTGGTCGCTGTACGAACATGTGCCCAGCAACTGGGACAGGGAAAATGCTATCGCCGATGGATTTAATTGTGAAATTACGTGATCATCTTACGAATCATGGGGCAGCAGTGACATCTAAACAGCCTTGGGTTCCAACCTTCGCATTTTCTAATACAAAAGGAAATCAAATTGCTTTAGCGAGTAGTTCTCAAGGGGCGGAAGAGGCAGCTGCAGGGTTGGCATATAGTCCAAGTTTAATTGGAGATGTCATTACTGAAGAAGAGATTTGGGCTTGTACAACTTGCCGTAATTGTGAAGATCAATGTCCGGTAATGAATGAACATGTCGATAAAATTATTGACCTTCGTCGCTATCTTGTTTTAACTGAAGGAAAAATGGATGCTGACGCACAACGTGCTATGCAGAATATTGAGCGTCAAGGAAATCCTTGGGGATTAAATCGAAAAGAGAAAGAAAATTGGAGAGACGCACGCGAAGATGTTGTCATTCCGACTGTGAAAGAACTTAAAAAACAAGGTGAGAGCTTTGAATACTTATTTTGGGTCGGTTCAATGGGCGCTTTTGATAACCGAAGTCAAAAAATTGCACTTTCGTTTGCAAAGCTACTGAATGAGGCAGGTATTAAGTTCGCTATCTTAGGGAATAAGGAGAAAAACTCTGGTGATACACCTAGACGTCTAGGAAATGAATTTTTATTTCAAGAGCTTGCTACCGCAAATATAAAAGAGTTTGAGAAAAATGAAGTTAATAAAATAATTACCATTGACCCACATGCCTATAACATCTTTAAAAATGAATACCCTGACTTTGGGTTTGAAGCAGAGGTCTATCACCATACTGAGCTTCTTGCTAAATTAGTGAAGGAAGGGAAGTTAACCCCTCAATATGAAGTGAATGAAAAGATAACGTTCCACGATTCTTGTTATCTTGGAAGATATAATGAAGTTTATTCACCTCCTCGGGAAATTCTTCAAGCCATTCCAGGTGTGGAACTAGTGGAAATGGAACGTAACCGTGAGAAGGGGATGTGCTGTGGAGCTGGTGGTGGATTAATGTGGATGGAAGAAGATACTGGACACCGCGTTAATGTTGCCCGAACGGAGCAAGCGTTAGAGGTGGAACCATCTGTCATTTCTTCGGGATGTCCTTATTGTTTAACAATGCTTTCAGATGGAACGAAAGCGAAGGAAGTTGAGGAAAACATCTCTACCTACGATGTTGCGGAACTTCTTGAAAAAGCTGTTTACGGAAGTAACGAAGGTGCTCTGCACTAA
- a CDS encoding acetyl-CoA C-acetyltransferase, with the protein MGKTVILDGARTPFGKFGGELSSLTAAELGGIAMKEALKRSNVEGEEVGEVIFGTVLQGGQGQIPSRQAARHAGIPWDVQTETINKVCASGMRSVTLADQIIRAGDEEIILAGGMESMSNAPYVLPKARWGLRMGDSQVKDLMLHDGLICCFEGVHMGIYGNRTAKKFEISREEQDKWALRSHHRAIEATEKGVFAEEVVPVEIPQRKGDPLIVKHDEAPRKDTTMERLQKLNPVFEHDGSITAGNAPGVNDGAAALVLMSEERAKKEDKTPLAVVIGHATVAVDAQDFPETPGLVINKLLKKTGKTVDEIDLFEINEAFAAVALTSGKIANLHEEKINVNGGAVALGHPIGASGARIILTLAYELKRRGGGLGVASICSGTGQGDAIMIEVPKSK; encoded by the coding sequence ATGGGGAAAACAGTTATTTTAGACGGTGCAAGAACACCTTTTGGTAAGTTTGGTGGAGAACTAAGTTCTTTAACAGCAGCTGAACTTGGCGGTATTGCGATGAAAGAAGCATTAAAGCGGTCAAATGTTGAAGGAGAAGAGGTTGGTGAAGTAATTTTTGGTACTGTGCTTCAAGGGGGACAGGGACAGATTCCTTCTCGTCAGGCTGCACGCCATGCCGGAATACCGTGGGACGTTCAAACTGAAACAATTAATAAAGTATGTGCATCTGGTATGAGGAGTGTCACACTTGCGGACCAAATTATTCGTGCAGGAGATGAGGAAATTATCCTAGCTGGGGGTATGGAATCAATGTCGAATGCGCCCTATGTTCTTCCAAAAGCTCGCTGGGGACTAAGGATGGGTGATAGTCAGGTAAAAGATTTAATGCTTCACGATGGTTTGATATGTTGCTTTGAAGGTGTTCATATGGGCATCTATGGAAACCGTACAGCAAAAAAGTTTGAGATATCACGCGAAGAACAAGATAAATGGGCATTAAGAAGTCACCACCGTGCAATTGAAGCTACGGAGAAGGGGGTCTTTGCAGAGGAAGTGGTTCCTGTAGAAATACCACAACGGAAAGGGGATCCACTCATTGTAAAGCATGATGAAGCACCGAGGAAGGATACGACTATGGAACGCCTACAAAAGTTGAACCCGGTGTTTGAACATGATGGATCCATTACAGCAGGAAATGCACCTGGAGTCAATGATGGAGCAGCAGCCCTTGTTCTGATGAGTGAAGAACGAGCTAAAAAAGAAGATAAAACACCACTTGCTGTTGTGATAGGCCATGCTACCGTTGCTGTAGATGCTCAAGACTTCCCGGAAACACCAGGTCTTGTTATTAACAAACTCCTAAAGAAAACGGGGAAAACAGTTGATGAAATTGATTTATTTGAAATTAACGAAGCATTTGCTGCAGTAGCACTTACAAGTGGTAAAATAGCGAATCTTCATGAAGAGAAAATTAATGTCAACGGAGGTGCTGTTGCGCTAGGACACCCAATTGGAGCTAGTGGAGCAAGAATTATTTTAACACTAGCATATGAACTAAAGCGCCGTGGTGGTGGACTTGGTGTTGCGTCTATTTGCTCTGGAACTGGGCAAGGTGATGCCATCATGATTGAGGTACCGAAGTCTAAATAA
- a CDS encoding 3-hydroxybutyryl-CoA dehydrogenase produces MNIKKVMVIGAGQMGSGIAQVCAQAGFEVKLNDLKEEYIERGMAVITKNLTRSVDKGRLSQEEKTKILSYITPSSSLEDASDVDIVIEAAIESMDIKKEIFQKLDKIVGKEAILATNTSSLPITEIAAVTERPEKVIGMHFMNPVPVMKLVEIIRGLATDDEVYQAVEDMTKALQKVPVEVNDFPGFVSNRILMPMINEAIYTLYEGVATKEAIDDVMKLGMNHPMGPLTLADFIGLDTCLYIMETLHDGFGDDKYRPCPLLRKYVKAGWLGKKSGRGFYTYER; encoded by the coding sequence ATGAATATAAAAAAAGTAATGGTCATCGGTGCAGGGCAAATGGGCTCGGGTATTGCTCAAGTTTGTGCTCAAGCGGGTTTTGAAGTGAAATTGAATGATCTAAAGGAAGAGTATATTGAAAGAGGTATGGCCGTCATTACGAAAAACCTCACTCGATCTGTTGATAAAGGAAGGCTGTCACAAGAAGAAAAAACGAAAATTCTTTCTTATATAACCCCTTCATCTTCATTAGAAGATGCTAGTGATGTGGATATTGTCATTGAAGCGGCAATAGAAAGTATGGACATTAAAAAAGAAATTTTTCAAAAGCTAGATAAAATTGTTGGGAAGGAGGCAATTTTAGCAACGAATACATCTTCACTTCCCATTACAGAAATAGCCGCAGTGACAGAACGTCCTGAAAAAGTAATAGGTATGCATTTTATGAATCCCGTTCCTGTAATGAAATTAGTAGAAATCATCCGTGGGCTGGCGACTGATGATGAAGTATATCAAGCTGTGGAGGACATGACGAAAGCATTGCAGAAGGTACCTGTTGAAGTAAATGACTTTCCAGGGTTTGTTTCAAATCGGATTTTAATGCCAATGATTAATGAAGCGATTTATACATTATACGAAGGAGTTGCGACAAAAGAAGCGATTGATGATGTAATGAAGCTCGGAATGAACCATCCAATGGGTCCGTTGACGTTGGCTGACTTTATTGGTCTTGATACGTGCTTGTACATTATGGAAACGTTACATGACGGATTTGGTGATGATAAGTATCGTCCATGTCCACTTCTAAGAAAATATGTAAAAGCGGGTTGGTTAGGTAAAAAGAGTGGTAGAGGGTTTTACACTTATGAGAGATAA
- a CDS encoding acyl-CoA dehydrogenase has product MDLRLTEEQEMMRKMVRDFAQSEVAAYVDRMEEGEFPRELIGKMADLGLMGITIPEEYGGSGMDFISYILAIHELSKVSATIGVILSVHTSVGTNPILYFGNEEQKKKYVPKLASGEYLGAFCLTEPSAGSDAGSLKTRAVKQGKHYVLNGSKVFITNGGEADTYIVFAKTNAELGTKGISAFIVEKGTDGLVIGKDEEKMGLHGSKTVQLTFDNMVVPEENLLGQEGEGFKIAMANLDVGRIGIAAQALGIAEAAYEHSVDYAKERKQFGKPIALQQGVGFKLADMATNIEGAKLLVYRAANLRANDLPCGKEASMAKLFASQTAVATTIEAIQVFGGYGYTEEYPVERLFRDAKVTEIYEGTSEIQRVVLSKHLIK; this is encoded by the coding sequence ATGGATTTACGCTTGACAGAAGAACAAGAGATGATGAGAAAGATGGTACGAGATTTTGCTCAAAGCGAAGTCGCAGCCTATGTAGACAGGATGGAAGAAGGGGAGTTTCCTCGAGAGTTAATTGGAAAAATGGCGGACCTTGGGTTAATGGGGATAACCATTCCAGAAGAGTATGGCGGGTCAGGTATGGACTTTATCTCTTATATTTTAGCTATACATGAGCTTTCGAAAGTAAGCGCTACCATCGGAGTGATTCTTTCTGTCCACACTTCCGTTGGAACAAATCCAATTCTATATTTCGGAAATGAAGAGCAGAAGAAAAAATATGTACCTAAGCTTGCTTCTGGTGAATATTTAGGTGCGTTTTGCTTAACCGAGCCATCTGCTGGTTCAGATGCAGGAAGCTTAAAAACGAGAGCTGTGAAGCAAGGTAAACATTATGTACTAAATGGTAGTAAAGTATTTATTACCAATGGTGGAGAAGCGGATACGTATATCGTATTTGCAAAGACGAACGCTGAGCTTGGAACAAAGGGAATTTCAGCTTTCATTGTAGAAAAAGGGACAGACGGTCTTGTAATTGGAAAAGATGAAGAAAAAATGGGCCTACATGGGTCTAAGACGGTACAACTGACATTTGACAATATGGTCGTACCTGAGGAAAACCTACTCGGACAAGAAGGAGAAGGATTTAAGATTGCAATGGCCAACCTTGATGTGGGTCGAATCGGGATTGCTGCTCAAGCATTGGGAATAGCAGAAGCAGCTTATGAACATAGTGTGGACTACGCTAAAGAACGAAAGCAATTTGGCAAACCAATTGCTTTGCAACAAGGTGTTGGTTTCAAGCTTGCCGACATGGCCACAAATATAGAAGGGGCCAAACTGCTGGTTTATCGTGCAGCAAATCTTCGTGCAAATGATTTGCCATGTGGAAAAGAAGCTTCTATGGCAAAACTATTTGCCTCTCAAACAGCTGTGGCTACAACAATTGAAGCAATACAGGTGTTCGGCGGCTATGGTTATACAGAAGAGTATCCAGTAGAACGATTATTCCGTGATGCAAAAGTAACGGAGATTTATGAGGGTACAAGTGAAATTCAGCGTGTAGTATTAAGCAAACATCTTATAAAATAA
- a CDS encoding acyl-CoA dehydrogenase produces MDFRLSEEHEMIRKMVRDFAVNEVAPSASERDEEERFDREIFDKMAELGLTGIPWPEEYGGIGSDYLAYCIAVEELSRVCASTGVTLSAHTSLAGWPIYKFGTEEQKQKYLKPMARGKEIGGYGLTEPSSGSDAGGMKTTARLEGDHYILNGSKIFITNGGIADTYVVFALTNPSERQRGTSAFIIEKGFEGFSVGKKEKKLGIRSSPTTEIIFEDCKVPKENLLGTEGDGFKIAMKTLDGGRNGIAAQAVGIAQGALDASIAYATEREQFGKSIARNQGVSFKLADMATNIEASRLLTYQAAWLESEGLPYGKESAMSKLLAGDTAMKVTTEAVQIFGGYGYTKDYPVERYMRDAKITQIYEGTQEIQRLVISRMITK; encoded by the coding sequence ATGGATTTTCGTTTATCAGAAGAGCATGAAATGATTCGAAAAATGGTACGAGATTTCGCGGTAAATGAAGTGGCTCCTTCAGCATCTGAACGTGATGAGGAAGAGAGATTTGATCGAGAAATCTTTGATAAAATGGCTGAACTAGGATTAACAGGAATCCCTTGGCCAGAAGAATATGGTGGCATTGGTAGCGATTATTTAGCATATTGCATCGCTGTTGAGGAGTTGTCTCGTGTATGTGCTTCTACAGGTGTAACACTTTCTGCACATACGTCATTAGCAGGGTGGCCAATATATAAGTTCGGTACAGAAGAACAGAAACAGAAGTATTTAAAACCGATGGCAAGAGGAAAAGAAATCGGAGGGTACGGTTTAACTGAACCAAGCTCAGGTTCAGATGCAGGTGGAATGAAAACAACAGCACGCTTGGAAGGGGATCATTACATTTTAAATGGTAGTAAGATTTTCATTACAAATGGCGGAATTGCGGATACATATGTTGTATTTGCTTTAACAAACCCGTCTGAGAGACAGCGTGGTACAAGCGCATTCATCATTGAAAAAGGTTTTGAAGGATTTTCTGTTGGGAAGAAAGAAAAAAAACTTGGGATTCGCTCATCTCCAACGACTGAAATCATATTTGAAGATTGTAAAGTACCGAAAGAAAACTTACTTGGCACAGAAGGTGATGGTTTTAAAATTGCGATGAAGACTTTGGACGGTGGCAGAAATGGCATAGCTGCACAAGCAGTTGGTATTGCCCAAGGGGCTCTAGACGCATCGATTGCCTATGCTACGGAACGTGAGCAGTTTGGTAAGTCTATTGCTAGGAATCAAGGTGTATCCTTTAAGCTTGCCGATATGGCCACAAATATAGAAGCGTCAAGACTATTAACCTATCAAGCGGCATGGTTAGAGTCAGAAGGGCTTCCATATGGAAAAGAGTCTGCAATGTCCAAGCTTTTAGCGGGCGATACAGCAATGAAGGTGACGACTGAAGCAGTACAGATTTTTGGAGGCTATGGTTACACAAAAGATTATCCGGTTGAGCGTTACATGCGTGATGCAAAAATTACGCAAATATATGAGGGTACACAAGAAATACAAAGACTTGTTATTTCTAGAATGATTACGAAATAG
- a CDS encoding TetR/AcrR family transcriptional regulator gives MRKKREVHASVKDQKLIQRRRDEMIRGAVTLFKEKGFHRSTTREIAKAAGFSIGTLYEYIGQKEDVLYLVCDSIYDGVKEKLEEMNVNAGTIENLKLGIAHYFRVMDEMQDEVLVMYQEVKSLSKDALPYVLKKELEMVSMVEALIKSYMDHEHIDYRQQEVHILAQNIFVQGQMWAFRRWTLQKSYTLDEYIELQTNYLLSGIQMKAGDGK, from the coding sequence GTGAGGAAGAAAAGGGAGGTTCACGCTTCTGTTAAAGACCAAAAGCTTATTCAAAGGCGAAGAGACGAGATGATTAGGGGAGCGGTGACGCTTTTCAAAGAAAAAGGGTTTCACCGTTCAACGACAAGAGAAATTGCGAAAGCAGCAGGTTTTAGCATTGGAACGTTATATGAATATATTGGCCAAAAAGAGGATGTCCTGTATTTAGTTTGTGACAGCATTTACGATGGGGTAAAAGAAAAACTAGAAGAAATGAATGTAAATGCAGGGACGATTGAAAATTTAAAGTTAGGGATTGCTCATTACTTTCGTGTAATGGACGAAATGCAGGATGAAGTATTGGTCATGTATCAAGAAGTAAAATCACTATCAAAGGACGCTCTTCCTTATGTACTAAAAAAAGAACTTGAAATGGTCAGCATGGTGGAGGCATTAATCAAAAGTTATATGGATCATGAGCACATTGATTACCGCCAACAAGAAGTACATATCCTTGCACAAAATATTTTTGTTCAAGGGCAAATGTGGGCTTTCAGGCGCTGGACTTTACAAAAGAGCTATACACTAGATGAGTATATAGAATTACAGACCAATTATTTGTTATCTGGAATCCAAATGAAAGCAGGGGATGGAAAGTGA